From Triticum aestivum cultivar Chinese Spring chromosome 4A, IWGSC CS RefSeq v2.1, whole genome shotgun sequence, a single genomic window includes:
- the LOC123082427 gene encoding major pollen allergen Lol p 5a-like encodes MFDKSLCIIVGILKVHSGEEVMGPIPTGELKAIDQIDAAFSTAATTADAAPIKDRSTVFDSAFSKAIKETTGDAYEAYKFVPALESTVKKSYAIFLPRNPQDKRTLIESFLSDTIVSMVVPAPASPIAAAAAGGYKV; translated from the coding sequence ATGTTCGACAAGTCGCTCTGCATCATCGTCGGCATCCTGAAGGTCCACTCCGGTGAGGAAGTCATGGGGCCGATCCCTACCGGCGAGCTCAAGGCCATCGACCAGATCGACGCCGCCTTCAGCACTGCAGCCACCACTGCCGACGCTGCCCCGATAAAGGACAGGTCCACCGTCTTCGACTCTGCCTTCAGCAAGGCCATCAAGGAGACCACTGGTGATGCATACGAGGCCTACAAGTTTGTCCCTGCCCTCGAGTCCACAGTCAAGAAGAGCTACGCCATTTTTCTTCCCAGGAATCCCCAGGACAAGCGCACGCTCATTGAGTCATTCCTGAGCGACACCATCGTCTCCATGGTCGTCCCCGCCCCCGCcagtcccatcgccgccgccgctgctggtgGCTACAAAGTCTGA